The DNA sequence GCCGGCGTGGACGTGGTCGAGCTGCTCGACCAGGCCGAGCAGCTGTCCGCCGCGCTCGGCGGCGACCGGGACAACCCGGGGCTGGCGCTCGGCGCAGCGCTCGGCGCGGCGGCGACCACCGGCCGGGACAAGGTCGCGCTGGTCTCCGACGGCACCGGGATCGAAGGGCTCGGCGACTGGATCGAGCAGCTGATCGCCGAGTCGACCGGCAAGGACGGCATCGGCATCCTGCCGGTGGTCGTCGAGGCACCGGACGCCCCCGGCGCCGCCGGCCCGGACGTGCTCACCGTCACCTACGGCGGTGCCGGCCAGCCGGGCGGGGTGCCCGGCGGCGGGGTCCGCCCCGACCTGGCGGTCAACGGACCGCTCGGCGCGCAGTTCCTGGTCTGGGAGTACGCGACGGCGGTCGCCGGCCGGGTGCTCGGCATCGACCCGTTCAACCAGCCCAACGTCACCGAGTCGAAGGAGAACACCAACCGGATCCTGGCGTCCGGGCCGCCGACCGAGGCACCGTCGTTCGTCGACGGATCCATCGAGGTGTACGGGCCGGACGGCGTACCGGGTGACCTGGTCGGCGCGCTGCGCTGGCTGATCGACGGCGTCGGCACCGACGGCTACCTCGCAGTGATGGCCTACCTGGACCGGTTCGGCGACGCCGACGCCGCCGGGGTACGCCCGCTGCTGGCGGCCGCCGCCGACCGGCCGGTCACCTTCGGCTGGGGGCCACGGTTCCTGCACTCCACCGGGCAGTACCACAAGGGCGGGCCGCAGGTCGGCGCGTTCCTGCAGATCACCGGCGCGGTCACCGACGACCTGCCGGTGCCCGGTCGCCCGTACAGCTTCGGTGAGCTGCAGGCGGCGCAGGCCGCCGGTGACCGCGAGGCGCTCGCCGGACGGGGCCGGCCGCTGCTGCGGCTGCACCTGACCGATCGGGCCGCCGGCGTCGCCCAACTCCTGGACACGATTCGAAACCTGCCCAGCTGACAATTGGTCCGGAGGAAAACGGACTGAGGAGGCGACGTGAACCCCCTGCGCGACCCGCAGGACCGGCGGCTGCCGCGCATCCCGGAGCCCTGCGCTCTGGTGATCTTCGGTGTCACCGGTGATCTGGCTCGCAAGAAACTACTCCCCGGCATCTACGACCTGGCCAACCGAGGGCTGCTGCCGCCCGGCTTCGTGGTGCTCGGCTTCGCCCGGCGGGACTGGACCGACGGCGACTTCGAGTCACTGGCCCACGACTCGGCCAAGGAGTACGCGCGTACCCCGTGGCGTGAGGAGGTCTGGTCCCGCCTGGCCGGCAACATCAAGTTCGTCGGCGGCTCGTTCGACGACGACGCCGCGTTCGACAAGCTGTCGGCCTGCCTGGACGGGCTGCGCGAATCGCACGGCATCCACGGCAACGCCGCGTTCTACTTCTCCATCCCCCCGTCGGCGTTCCCGCAGGTGCTCAAGCAGCTGGCCCGCACCGGCATGGCCGACAACGAGCGGTGCGGCGGCTGGCGCCGGGTGGTGGTGGAGAAGCCGTTCGGCTACGACCTGCCGTCGGCGAAGTCGCTCAACGACCTGGTCGACGACGTGTTCACCCGCGACGACGTGTTCCGCATCGACCACTACCTGGGCAAGGAGACCGTCCAGAACATCATGGCGCTGCGGTTCGCCAACAACCTGTTCGAGCCGCTGTGGAACTCCAAGTACGTCGACTCGGTGCAGATCACCATGGCCGAGGACGTCGGCATCGGCAGCCGGGCCGGCTTCTACGACGCCACCGGCGCCGCCCGTGACGTGGTGCAGAACCATCTGCTGCAGCTGCTGGCCCTGGTCACCATGGAGGAGCCGACCAGCTTCGACGCCACCGAGATCCGGGCGGAGAAGCTGAAGGTGCTGCGGGCGATCAGCCTGCCCGACGACGTGGCCGCCGGCACCGTACGCGGTCAGTACCTGAAGGGCTGGGTGGCCGGGCAGCGGGCCGTCGGCTACCTGGAGGAGCCGAACGTGCCGGCCGACTCGACCACCGAGACGTACGTGGCGATGCGGCTGGGCATCCAGAACCGCCGGTGGGCCGGTGTGCCGTTCTATCTGCGCGCCGGTAAGCGGTTGCCGCGCCGGGTGACCGAGGTGGCGGTGATGTTCAAGGCCGCACCACACCTGCCGTTCAACGGCACCGACGTGGAGATGCTCAGCAACAACCAGCTGGTCATCCGGGTGCAGCCCGACGAGGGCGTGGTGCTCAAGTTCGGCGCCAAGGTGCCGGGCACCACCATGGAGGTCCGTGACATCGCGATGGACTTCCAGTACGGCGAGGCGTTCACCGAGGCCAGCCCGGAGGCGTACGAGCGGTTGGTGCTCGACGTGCTGATCGGTGACCGCACCCTGTTCCCCGACGCCGCCGAGGTGGAGCAGAGCTGGCGGGTGATCGACCCTCTCGAAGAGGCCTGGGAGGGCACCCGGCCGGAGCCGTACCGGTCCGGCGAGTGGGGTCCACGGGCCGCCGACGAGATGCTGGCCCGCGAGGGCCGGTCCTGGAGGAGAGCATGATCAGCCTGTGGGACACCACCGGCAACGAGGTGGTCAAGGCCCTGGCCGCGGAGCGGCGCAGCGCCGGCGGCGTGGCCAGCGGGATGGCGCTGACCCTGATCGTGGTGGTCGACGAGAAGCGGGTACGCGAGGCGGAGGCGGCGGCCACCATCGCCGCCGCCGCCCACCCGTGCCGGCTGCTCGTGGTGGTCCGCTCCGACATCGACCGCAAGGTCAGCCGGCTCGACGCCGAAGTGGTCGTCGGCGGCCGGCTCGGGCCGTGCGAGGCGGTCGTCATGCGTACCTCCGGCCGGCTGGCGCTGCACGCCGAGTCGGTGGTGATGCCGCTGCTGGTGCCGGACGTACCGGTGGTGACCTGGTGGCACGGCGAGCCGCCGGAGCAGATCGCCAACGACTACCTGGGGGTGGTCGCCGACCGGCGGATCACCGACTCGGCGCAGGCCCCCAACCCGGTGCAGGCGCTGCTGCAACGGGCGGTCGACTACGCGTCGGGCGACACCGATCTGGCGTGGACCCGGATCACCCCGTGGCGCACCCTGGTCGCCGGGGCGTTCGACACCACCGACGCGCAGATCACCGGCGCCACGGTGACCGCGCCCCGGGCCGACCCGACCGCCGCCTTGATGATCAGCTGGCTGGCGGCCCGGCTCGGCATCACGCCGCGCTGGGAGGAGACCAGCGAGTTCCCCCGGATGCGGTCGGTGGAGCTGCGCTGCGCCAACGGCGACGGGCTGAGCCTGGTCCGCGAGGACAGTTCGGCGATGTTCACCCGGACCGGCCAGCCGGAGCGACAGATGCCGCTGGTCCGCCGGCCGCTCGGCGAGGAGCTCGCCGAGGAACTGCGCCGGCTCGACGCCGACCAGGTCTACTCCGAGGCGCTGGGCACCCTCGCCGGACTGCCGGATCTGTCGGCCCGGCCCGCCAAACGGGTACACATCTGGAAGGACCCGGCGGAGGCCACGGGGCCGGCCGCCGGCACGGACCCGGCGGTCGTCGCGGCCGGTCCGGCTCGGAGTGGCTCGTGAGCGGCCCCGGCATGCTCGTCGTGCACCCGGACGCCACCGTGCTGGCCAGCGCGGTGGCGTCCCGGCTCGTCGTCCGGCTGATCGACGCCCAGGCCGAGCGGGGCGAAGCGTCTGTGGTGCTGACCGGCGGGCGGGTCGCGGCGGCCGTGCTGCGCGCGGTCGGCGAACTGCCGGCCCGGCACGCGGTCGACTGGTCCCGGGTGGACGTCTGGTGGGGTGACGAGCGGTTCCTGCCCGCCGGCGACCCGGACCGCAACGAGACCCAGGCCCGCGAGGCGCTGCTCGACGTACTGCCGCTGGATCCGCAGCGGGTGCACGCGATGCCCGCGTCGGACGGGCCGGACGGCGACGACCCGGAGGCGGCCGCCGCCCGGTACGCCGCCGCCCTCGACCGGGTCGCCGGCCCGGGCACGGCCCCGCTGCCCCGGTTCGACGTGCTGATGCTCGGCGTCGGCGAGGACGGGCACGTGGCGTCGGTGTTCCCGGGGCATCCGGTCACCGGCGAGACCCGCCCGGTGGCGGCGGTACGGGACAGCCCGAAGCCGCCGCCGACCCGGATCACGCTGACCCTGTCCACCATCAACACCGCCGACGAGGTGTGGCTGGTCGCCGCCGGGGCGGACAAGGCGGCGGCGGTCGGCGGGGCGTACGGCGGCAGCGACCCGGTCGCGGTGCCGGCCTGCGGCGTACGCGGGGTGCGCCGTACCTGGTGGCTGCTCGATCAGGCGGCCGCAGCCGAGGTGGCGATGGCGGCAGCAGCGGCCGACTGACCGGGCCTACGCGTTTCAGTGGCCGCCGGACGTCGCCGTCCGGCGGCCACTTCAGTCCGACGGCCACTTCAGTCCGACGGCCACTTCAGTCCGACGGCCGCTTCAGTCCGGTCTGACGAAGGCAAGCAGCCGGTCGAGAGGTCGTGGCAGGGTGTCGCGGGCAACGGCCGCCTCGACGAGCAGCCGGGCGTAGCGTGACTTGCGGCGCGAGCCGCTGCCCATGAACCGGCGCAGCTGCGCTGCGGGTCGCCGGTCGCGCCAGGCGGGCTGGCCCTGCAGCGTACGGAACGATCCGAGGTCGCCCTGCGAGTCCAGGACGGTCTCCACCGTCTGGACGCCCAGGGCACGGATCAGTTCGTCCTCCAGGTCGTCGACGCAGACGAAGAATCCGAGATCCGCCAGATCGGTCCGGGTGCGGGGCGTACCGACACCGGCGGCGGCCAGTCCGCGCCGGACGATGTCCGCCTCAGCCAGGTCGCACAGCCCGGCGAGCCGCACCCGCGACCGCAGCGGGCCGAGGCCGGTCAGGAACCGGCCGGTGGCATGTGCTCCACCGATCGGCACGACCGCCACCCGTTCGGCGTCGAAGTCCCAGCCACGGCCGGCCGCCGCCGTCTCCACCGCGATCTGGTCGCTCACGCCTTCGACGAGCACCAGGGCGACGGCGCGGTCGATCTTCACCAGCGCGTCGGCGGTCGCCTGGACCGGTGCGTCGGGACCGCTGGCATAGCCGTCGAGCACCCGGCGGGCAAGCTCACGGCGACGAGCGGCGTCCATCGGCTGTTCGCCCGTCGCCATGACGGTCATCGTCGGTGACGCCCGGCCCCGCCGGCAACCGGATAACGGACGTCGAACCCCCCGGGTCACTACATCGCCGCACATCTATTGACAAACAGTGTTAACAGTAAGACTCTTCTCGGAGAGCGCTCTCTCACCGTCCTGCCACCGACCGATCCCGACCGGAGGAGTCCCTCATGGTTGTCCGAAGAAAGCTGCTGGCCGTCGCGGCCGCCCTGCTCACCGCCGTCCCGACCGGCCTCGTCGCCGCCGCGCCCGCCCAGGCCGTCGGCCCGGCGCTGCTGCCGGTCACCGTCACCAACAACACCGGCCGAGCCGGCCCCGTCCACCTGTACGTCATCGGCGTTCAGCTCTCCTCCGGCCGCCTCGGCTACGTCAACCAGGCCGGCACGTTCATCCCCTGGTCCGGTGGACAGATCCCGCCGTCGCCGGCCCCGGACGCGTCGATCGCCGGACCGGCCAACGGTGGCAGCACGACGGTCCGCTTCCCGCGCGGCTTCTCCGGCCGGGTCTACTTCTCCCTCGGTGAGAAGCTGAAGTTCTTCCTCACCCCGACCGGCCTGGTCCAGCCCGCCCCCTGGGCAGCCGGCGACCCCAACCGCGACATCCTGTTCGACTGGAGCGAGTTCACCTACAACGACGCCGGGCTGTGGCTCAACAGCTCCCAGGTGGACATGTTCGCCGTGCCGCACGCGGTCACCGTGACCGGCGCCAACGGCGTCACCAAGCGCACCGGCGACGTCGTCGCGGGCGGCCGAAACGCGATCATCAACGGGATCCGCGCCCAGTCCGGCTGGGCCAACACGGTGCAGACCCGCAGCGACGGTACGGTGCTACGGGTGCTGGCACCCGGCAAGGCCACCGGCGCCGGCCTGTTCAGCCCCACCTACCTGGACTCGTACATCACCTCGGCATGGAACACCTACACCAGCCGGACGCTGACCGTCGTACCGTTCGGCGACCGCCCCGACATCCGCTACCACGGGCGGACCTCGGGCCGGGTGATGACCTTCACCAACGGTGCCGGCCAGGTCGTCGCCTCGTTCAACCGGCCCTCGTCGGCGAGCGTGTGGGGCTGCGACGGTGACCTGCCCGCCCCCAACGACCAGGTGGTCGGGCCGATCTCCCGGACGCTGTGCGCCGCACTGAACCGGGGCACCCTCGGCACCATCCACACCCAGCCCAGCACCAACGCCGCCGAGTTCTACCGCAACAACCCGACCAACCAGTACGCCCGGATCATCCACGCCAACATGCGCGACGGAAAGGCGTACGCGTTCGCCTTCGACGACGTCGGCGCGTTCGAGTCCCTCGTGCACGACGGCGAGCCCCGCTCCGCAGGAGTGGTCCTCAGCCCATTCTGACCGGGCCGGTCGCCGCCGATCCACCGTGCGACCGGCGCGTACTGACGCGGCGGCGGGTCGCCTTTCTGGGCCCGCATCGGCGCCGCGCCCAGCTCAGCGCGCCGGTCGCACATCGACATAGGTGTCATGGAACGCGGATCCGCCGGCGTCGGTGAGGCTGTCCGGGGTGAGTAGGTTCACCGCCGGGCCCGAGGCGGCGGTGTGCGTGACGCTCCAGGCGCCGAACACGACCGCCACCACCCCTGGCCGGGTCCGGGCTCCGACCCGCGCGTGAAGGGTGATGGTGGCGTGCTGGTTGTGCACCTCGATCAGGTCCCCGTCGACGATGGCTCGTGCGGCCGCGTCGTCGGGGTGCAGGTCGAGCCACGGGCCGCCGTCGCGGGCGCACTGGGTCGTGTCCGCATAGGTGGAGTTCATCGACCGTAGGCCCTTGACGCTGAGCAGTTGCAGCGGCCACCGGGCATCCGGCGGGCGTGGAAGCGCGGTCGTGGCGGCGCGGGCGGCGGCGGCCAGGCGCGCCCGGCCGTCCGGGGTGGCGAACTCGGCCGCGTACGGGGTGCGCGGGGTGGGAATGTTGAGGCGTTGCCAGCCGTGTTCGCGCAGCTGCTCCAGAGTGATTCCAGCCAGGTGGGGGTGGGTGGAGCTCAACGCGGTGGCGAGCAGATCGTCGTCGCTGTCGGTGAAGCAGGGTTCGGGGAAACCCATCCGCGCGGCAAGCGCCCGGAACAGGTCGGTGACACTGATCGCGTCGCCGGGCGGATCGATGGCTGGCAGGTTGAGCATGAGGTCGGTGTGACCCCACGATTTCATCAGGTCGAGGTGTTCGAGCTGGGTGGTGGCGGGCAGGACGATGTCGGCGTAGCGCGCGCTGTCAGTGAGGACATGCTCGTGGACGACAGTGAACAGGTCGTCGCGAGTCATACCGCGGCGGACGAGAGGCTGGCGGGGCACGATGACGGCGGGGTTGCTGCCGTGCACGACCAACGCGCGGGCGGGCGGGTCGGCGTCCGGGTCGGCGAGGGCCTGGCCGAGTTGCACCATGTTGATGCGGCGGCGCGGTCCGGGTGCCAGGTGCGCCATTCGCAGACCGTCGAGGTTGAGGGACCGGTTGAACAGGGGCGAGGTGTGGTAAGCGATCCCGCCACCAGGATGGCGCCACATTCCGGTCAACACGGGCAGCGCGGCGATGGCGGCGTACAGGGCGGCTCCGTTGGTGTGGTGCTCCATACCGACCATGAGCCGGATCAGCGCCGGTCGGGCCGCAGCGTACTCGGCGGCGAGGGCACGGAGGTCGGACTCGGCGATGCCGGTGACGTCGGCGGTACGGCCGGGGGTGAAGTCCGCAGCGGCGGCGGCAAGCTCGTCGAAGCCGGTGGTGCGGGTGGCGATGAAGTCGTGGTCGACGAAGTCCCCGGCGATGACCAGGTGAGCGAGGCCGAGGGCGAGCGCGGCGTCCGACCCGGGCCGGGGCATCAGGTGCCAGTCGGCCGCACGGGCGGTACGGGTAGCCACCGGATCGATGACGATGATGCGGGCCCCGCGAGATCGGGCGGCGAGCATCGCCGGCCACAGGTGCTGATTGGTCACTACCGGGTTGGCGCCCCAGACGATGATCAGTTCGGCATGGACGGCGTCTTCGGGCAGCGCACCGACGGTGAACCCGTTGACCGCCGACAGGCCGGCAGCGCCGGTCGGTCCGCAGATGGTGTGGCTGACCTCGGCGGCGCCCAGACGGGCGAAGAACCGCTCGCTCATCGACTTGGACTGCAGGAGCCCTTGGGTGCCCTCGTAGCTGAACGGGATGATCGTCGCAGGTCCTTCGGTGGCGGCGATCCTAGTCAGCCGAGTGGCGACTTCGTCAAGTGCTTCGTCCAGGTCGATCGGGGTGAACTGTCCGGAACCTTTGGGGCCGACCCTGCGCAGCGCCCGAGTGATCCGGTGTGGGCTGTAGACCCGGTCCTGGAGATAGCCGTTGACCTTGGTGCACAGTCGGCCGGCGGTGAGCGGGTGGTCGGTGTTGCCGTTGAGGGCCACGGCGGTGCCGGCGTCGTCGACGGTGACGACCCAGCTGCACCGGTCGGGGCAGTCGTGCGGGCAGGCTCCACGTACCTTTCTGTTCGCCAAGTCAGAACCCGCAGTCCGTCAGGTCGTTGCTGCCGGCGGCCAGGTCGTCGGCGAGATCGAGGAGCAGACGCAGCCGTGGGTCGCCAATCCGGTAGAGCACTCGTCGGCCCTGCCGTTCGGCTACGACCAGGCGGCAGGTTCGCAGGCAGGCCAGGTGGTTGGAGATTCGACTCTGCGGCAACCTGGTCGCGGCGACGATCTGTCCGACATGGTGCGGGCCGGTCAGCAGCAGCGTCAAGATCGCCATGCGGGTCGGGTCGGCCAGCATCTGGAACCAGCGGGTACGGGCGTTCGGGCCCGCCGGGCCGCACTCGGCTGGTCCGCAGCTCGCAGCTGCCTCGACTTGAAGGGCTGCTGGCGCCATCACGACCACGACTCCGTCATGACGGCACCGGCTGGGCTGATCGACGCGCGTGGCCCGAGCCGTCGTTGCAGTGCCGGTGTGGGTTGCAGACCGAGTTCGGCATGCAGGACGACGGCGAACG is a window from the Solwaraspora sp. WMMD792 genome containing:
- a CDS encoding glucose-6-phosphate isomerase; amino-acid sequence: MSDFFDGGVEAAAGLSVYGADAVDASAASSTRGALVGDGVPGSLARKDPTLWGPDAEAEAKIRLGWLDTFTRSRELLPQLAELQAELGDLDHVVLAGMGGSSLAPEVISLTVGKPVTVLDTTDPHQVRAALGDRLDRTVVVVASKSGGTVETDSHRRAYWQAFLDAGLSEAEAGRRFVIVTDPGSPLATTAEEMGATVVLADPEVGGRYSALTAFGLVPSALAGVDVVELLDQAEQLSAALGGDRDNPGLALGAALGAAATTGRDKVALVSDGTGIEGLGDWIEQLIAESTGKDGIGILPVVVEAPDAPGAAGPDVLTVTYGGAGQPGGVPGGGVRPDLAVNGPLGAQFLVWEYATAVAGRVLGIDPFNQPNVTESKENTNRILASGPPTEAPSFVDGSIEVYGPDGVPGDLVGALRWLIDGVGTDGYLAVMAYLDRFGDADAAGVRPLLAAAADRPVTFGWGPRFLHSTGQYHKGGPQVGAFLQITGAVTDDLPVPGRPYSFGELQAAQAAGDREALAGRGRPLLRLHLTDRAAGVAQLLDTIRNLPS
- the zwf gene encoding glucose-6-phosphate dehydrogenase, which translates into the protein MNPLRDPQDRRLPRIPEPCALVIFGVTGDLARKKLLPGIYDLANRGLLPPGFVVLGFARRDWTDGDFESLAHDSAKEYARTPWREEVWSRLAGNIKFVGGSFDDDAAFDKLSACLDGLRESHGIHGNAAFYFSIPPSAFPQVLKQLARTGMADNERCGGWRRVVVEKPFGYDLPSAKSLNDLVDDVFTRDDVFRIDHYLGKETVQNIMALRFANNLFEPLWNSKYVDSVQITMAEDVGIGSRAGFYDATGAARDVVQNHLLQLLALVTMEEPTSFDATEIRAEKLKVLRAISLPDDVAAGTVRGQYLKGWVAGQRAVGYLEEPNVPADSTTETYVAMRLGIQNRRWAGVPFYLRAGKRLPRRVTEVAVMFKAAPHLPFNGTDVEMLSNNQLVIRVQPDEGVVLKFGAKVPGTTMEVRDIAMDFQYGEAFTEASPEAYERLVLDVLIGDRTLFPDAAEVEQSWRVIDPLEEAWEGTRPEPYRSGEWGPRAADEMLAREGRSWRRA
- a CDS encoding glucose-6-phosphate dehydrogenase assembly protein OpcA, which gives rise to MISLWDTTGNEVVKALAAERRSAGGVASGMALTLIVVVDEKRVREAEAAATIAAAAHPCRLLVVVRSDIDRKVSRLDAEVVVGGRLGPCEAVVMRTSGRLALHAESVVMPLLVPDVPVVTWWHGEPPEQIANDYLGVVADRRITDSAQAPNPVQALLQRAVDYASGDTDLAWTRITPWRTLVAGAFDTTDAQITGATVTAPRADPTAALMISWLAARLGITPRWEETSEFPRMRSVELRCANGDGLSLVREDSSAMFTRTGQPERQMPLVRRPLGEELAEELRRLDADQVYSEALGTLAGLPDLSARPAKRVHIWKDPAEATGPAAGTDPAVVAAGPARSGS
- the pgl gene encoding 6-phosphogluconolactonase; the protein is MLVVHPDATVLASAVASRLVVRLIDAQAERGEASVVLTGGRVAAAVLRAVGELPARHAVDWSRVDVWWGDERFLPAGDPDRNETQAREALLDVLPLDPQRVHAMPASDGPDGDDPEAAAARYAAALDRVAGPGTAPLPRFDVLMLGVGEDGHVASVFPGHPVTGETRPVAAVRDSPKPPPTRITLTLSTINTADEVWLVAAGADKAAAVGGAYGGSDPVAVPACGVRGVRRTWWLLDQAAAAEVAMAAAAAD
- a CDS encoding TOPRIM nucleotidyl transferase/hydrolase domain-containing protein, whose amino-acid sequence is MATGEQPMDAARRRELARRVLDGYASGPDAPVQATADALVKIDRAVALVLVEGVSDQIAVETAAAGRGWDFDAERVAVVPIGGAHATGRFLTGLGPLRSRVRLAGLCDLAEADIVRRGLAAAGVGTPRTRTDLADLGFFVCVDDLEDELIRALGVQTVETVLDSQGDLGSFRTLQGQPAWRDRRPAAQLRRFMGSGSRRKSRYARLLVEAAVARDTLPRPLDRLLAFVRPD
- a CDS encoding beta-1,3-glucanase family protein → MVVRRKLLAVAAALLTAVPTGLVAAAPAQAVGPALLPVTVTNNTGRAGPVHLYVIGVQLSSGRLGYVNQAGTFIPWSGGQIPPSPAPDASIAGPANGGSTTVRFPRGFSGRVYFSLGEKLKFFLTPTGLVQPAPWAAGDPNRDILFDWSEFTYNDAGLWLNSSQVDMFAVPHAVTVTGANGVTKRTGDVVAGGRNAIINGIRAQSGWANTVQTRSDGTVLRVLAPGKATGAGLFSPTYLDSYITSAWNTYTSRTLTVVPFGDRPDIRYHGRTSGRVMTFTNGAGQVVASFNRPSSASVWGCDGDLPAPNDQVVGPISRTLCAALNRGTLGTIHTQPSTNAAEFYRNNPTNQYARIIHANMRDGKAYAFAFDDVGAFESLVHDGEPRSAGVVLSPF
- a CDS encoding molybdopterin-dependent oxidoreductase, which translates into the protein MANRKVRGACPHDCPDRCSWVVTVDDAGTAVALNGNTDHPLTAGRLCTKVNGYLQDRVYSPHRITRALRRVGPKGSGQFTPIDLDEALDEVATRLTRIAATEGPATIIPFSYEGTQGLLQSKSMSERFFARLGAAEVSHTICGPTGAAGLSAVNGFTVGALPEDAVHAELIIVWGANPVVTNQHLWPAMLAARSRGARIIVIDPVATRTARAADWHLMPRPGSDAALALGLAHLVIAGDFVDHDFIATRTTGFDELAAAAADFTPGRTADVTGIAESDLRALAAEYAAARPALIRLMVGMEHHTNGAALYAAIAALPVLTGMWRHPGGGIAYHTSPLFNRSLNLDGLRMAHLAPGPRRRINMVQLGQALADPDADPPARALVVHGSNPAVIVPRQPLVRRGMTRDDLFTVVHEHVLTDSARYADIVLPATTQLEHLDLMKSWGHTDLMLNLPAIDPPGDAISVTDLFRALAARMGFPEPCFTDSDDDLLATALSSTHPHLAGITLEQLREHGWQRLNIPTPRTPYAAEFATPDGRARLAAAARAATTALPRPPDARWPLQLLSVKGLRSMNSTYADTTQCARDGGPWLDLHPDDAAARAIVDGDLIEVHNQHATITLHARVGARTRPGVVAVVFGAWSVTHTAASGPAVNLLTPDSLTDAGGSAFHDTYVDVRPAR
- a CDS encoding metalloregulator ArsR/SmtB family transcription factor, which translates into the protein MAPAALQVEAAASCGPAECGPAGPNARTRWFQMLADPTRMAILTLLLTGPHHVGQIVAATRLPQSRISNHLACLRTCRLVVAERQGRRVLYRIGDPRLRLLLDLADDLAAGSNDLTDCGF